Proteins encoded in a region of the Candidatus Nitrospira nitrificans genome:
- the zwf gene encoding glucose-6-phosphate dehydrogenase — MAPTSPRIDIHPAQEPLAPVEPCTLIIFGGSGDLARRRLIPAVYNLLLDGLLPSNYVVIGLGRTPMSDEEFRTSVRDGVVKHSRQALIEDTWNAFSQHLFYLAGGNDDAQTYAQLKERAEELERKFQLPGNRIFYLSIPPSSFTDVCEGLSRSGLAGTPGTRAPYTRIIVEKPVGRDLTSAQAINEVTGRVFDESQIFRIDHYLGKETVQNLMVVRFANSIFEPIWNHKYVDHVQITVSEAEGVGTRATYYEEAGALRDMIQNHLLQLLCLVAMEPPYSLDPDVVRNAKMEVLRCLRPITAKDVEKFTVRAQYTEGTAHGTPVPGYRREKGVKPNSTTETYVAVKCFVENWRWSGVPFYLRTGKALPLRASEVAVQFKEIPQILFNAGGQSPQAPNVLALKIQPEEGLSLRIISRVPGTRAQTHPVEMDFHYGEVFGRPSPEAYERLLLDVMAGDASRFMRRDAVEASWAWITQILEAWDKSGQRWLPEYQAGTWGPVEADRLIQNDGRAWRVLD, encoded by the coding sequence TCCTCCTCGACGGGTTACTCCCGTCGAACTACGTCGTGATCGGCTTGGGCCGAACCCCCATGAGCGATGAAGAGTTCCGAACCAGCGTCCGCGATGGCGTCGTCAAACATTCCCGCCAGGCCCTCATCGAAGATACGTGGAACGCCTTTTCCCAACACCTGTTTTACTTGGCGGGAGGGAACGACGACGCGCAGACCTATGCGCAACTAAAAGAACGGGCCGAGGAACTCGAGCGGAAGTTCCAACTGCCGGGAAATCGCATTTTCTATCTCAGCATCCCCCCCAGCTCCTTCACCGACGTCTGCGAAGGGCTGTCCCGTTCCGGACTGGCGGGAACTCCTGGGACTCGCGCGCCTTATACGCGTATCATCGTCGAAAAACCGGTTGGGCGCGATCTCACCTCGGCCCAGGCCATCAACGAGGTCACCGGTCGTGTCTTCGACGAATCGCAAATCTTCAGGATCGATCATTATCTCGGGAAAGAGACCGTTCAGAATCTCATGGTCGTGCGCTTCGCCAACAGCATTTTTGAGCCGATCTGGAATCATAAATATGTCGACCACGTCCAGATCACGGTCAGCGAAGCGGAAGGCGTCGGCACGCGAGCAACTTACTATGAAGAAGCCGGCGCACTTCGTGACATGATCCAGAACCATTTGCTTCAATTGCTCTGCCTGGTCGCCATGGAGCCGCCCTACTCGCTCGACCCGGACGTGGTGCGAAACGCCAAAATGGAAGTTCTTCGATGCTTGAGACCCATCACGGCAAAAGATGTGGAAAAGTTTACAGTCCGAGCCCAATACACGGAAGGGACAGCCCATGGCACGCCGGTTCCCGGCTATCGTCGAGAAAAAGGCGTGAAGCCCAACTCCACCACTGAGACGTATGTGGCAGTGAAATGTTTTGTCGAGAATTGGCGATGGTCCGGAGTTCCGTTCTATTTGCGCACGGGGAAAGCCTTGCCGCTGCGGGCCAGCGAAGTCGCCGTCCAATTCAAAGAGATTCCACAGATCCTCTTCAATGCCGGCGGGCAAAGTCCTCAAGCGCCGAACGTGTTGGCGTTAAAGATTCAACCGGAAGAGGGGCTTTCACTCCGCATCATCTCGCGGGTACCGGGGACCCGTGCCCAGACCCATCCGGTTGAAATGGACTTCCACTACGGGGAAGTGTTCGGTCGACCCTCTCCGGAGGCCTACGAACGTCTCTTGCTCGACGTCATGGCGGGCGATGCGTCCCGCTTCATGCGGCGCGATGCCGTGGAAGCATCCTGGGCCTGGATCACCCAGATTCTCGAAGCCTGGGACAAGTCGGGGCAACGGTGGCTCCCGGAATACCAAGCCGGCACATGGGGCCCGGTGGAAGCGGATCGGTTAATCCAAAACGACGGCCGCGCCTGGCGGGTATTAGATTGA
- a CDS encoding thioredoxin family protein — protein sequence MSSLLQAVTDRDFDRVIEASAVPVLVEFWKPGCGHCRALMNELEQLRQESCGRVLILTMNVDENFQIPAELEVSSLPALALYRNGEFVKFIGGLGTREEIAKQIQVTFDR from the coding sequence ATGAGTTCCTTGCTCCAAGCCGTCACTGATCGAGACTTCGACCGGGTAATCGAGGCAAGCGCTGTCCCTGTCTTGGTGGAATTCTGGAAGCCGGGCTGCGGCCATTGTCGAGCTTTAATGAACGAATTGGAACAGTTGCGGCAGGAATCGTGCGGGCGGGTACTTATTCTGACAATGAATGTCGACGAAAATTTTCAAATTCCCGCCGAACTGGAAGTTTCGTCGCTCCCTGCGCTGGCATTGTATCGCAATGGCGAATTTGTGAAATTTATCGGAGGGCTGGGAACGCGGGAGGAGATTGCGAAACAAATACAGGTTACGTTTGATCGGTGA